TTTTACCTGGGTGTGTGGGAAGCCGTATTATCAGTCACAGTGCTGAGGAAATGACGGCTTCTGTTGAGGTATCAAAAGCGGGAATTAGCAAAACGTTCATCACTAAAAATGTGCTTGAAGACAATAAATGCATCCATATGCAATTGGTAGAAGGCCCGTTTAGTAAGCTGTCTGGAGGATGGAGATTCATTCCTCTTAGTGCAGATGCCTGTAAAATTGAATTTCACCTTGATTTTGAATTTACCAATAAATTAATAGAGCTAGCATTCGGCAAAATAT
The window above is part of the Providencia sp. R33 genome. Proteins encoded here:
- a CDS encoding type II toxin-antitoxin system RatA family toxin encodes the protein MPQISRSALVPFSAEQMYKLVNDVISYPSFLPGCVGSRIISHSAEEMTASVEVSKAGISKTFITKNVLEDNKCIHMQLVEGPFSKLSGGWRFIPLSADACKIEFHLDFEFTNKLIELAFGKIFKELANNMVQAFTLRAKDVYSV